The following proteins are co-located in the Ostrinia nubilalis chromosome 22, ilOstNubi1.1, whole genome shotgun sequence genome:
- the LOC135082822 gene encoding phospholipase A1-like yields MERIWTHYFLVCLTLWVAMATVAGRTYTPKSEVGIPAGLIPECPGVMKNATISNVMVNYLQVVHHRLNDKGEVVRKSMPITTAPSVMAKSKYMDLKNKKTVFYAVGFIDSSWFLHSQAVGTAYAKLGYNVFQSETIAFLTQIYPKSVRLSREIGRKIGEFLVKLTDQGLTADNLELAGISLGAHIVGYAAKHFYSVTGKKPSRVTGLDPAGPCFRSLPSKYRLDSSDAERVDIIHTNIDGFGIAERLGHVDFYANGGEFQPSDVPYVPCLVICSHIRAILYWWQALEHPKKFIAIKCDSIQDARFSNCYNNTEVNYVGMYTDFGKPGIYYLPTNNEFPYYRGKKGLKAENEIYTSIIRNINSEDNFVL; encoded by the exons ATGGAAAg GATATGGACACACTATTTCCTTGTGTGTCTAACCCTGTGGGTTGCCATGGCAACTGTTGCAGGAAGAACTTACACTCCAAAATCTGAAGTCGGTATACCAGCTGGACTCATACCAGaat GTCCTGGAGTGATGAAGAACGCTACCATCAGCAACGTGATGGTGAACTACCTTCAAGTGGTGCACCATCGGCTCAACGACAAGGGTGAAGTCGTCAGGAAGTCCATGCCCATCACTACAGCACCGAGTGTGATGGCGAAAAGTAAATATATGG ATCTAAAAAACAAGAAGACGGTGTTCTACGCAGTCGGGTTTATAGACAGCTCCTGGTTCTTACACTCCCAAGCTGTGGGTACAGCCTACGCGAAGCTAGGGTACAACGTGTTTCAGAGCGAAACTATTGCGTTTCTTACGCAGATATACCCAAA GTCAGTTCGCCTATCCAGAGAAATAGGGAGAAAGATAGGCGAATTCCTCGTCAAGCTGACGGACCAAGGTCTAACAGCTGACAACCTTGAGCTGGCAGGCATCAGCTTAGGAGCCCACATAGTGGGATATGCTGCCAAACATTTCTACTCCGTCACAGGAAAGAAACCCTCCAGGGTCACCGGTTTGGATCCCGCAGGCCCTTGCTTCAGATCCTTACCTTCAAAATACAGACTCGACTCATCAGATGCAGAAAGAGTCGATATTATACATACAAATATAGACGGTTTTGGCATAGCAGAGAGACTAGGCCACGTCGACTTCTACGCCAATGGTGGCGAATTCCAACCTAGCGATGTACCTTACGTCCCATGCTTAGTAATATGCAGCCATATTAGAGCTATTCTCTACTGGTGGCAAGCTCTAGAACATCCCAAGAAGTTCATAGCAATAAAATGTGACTCCATCCAAGATGCTCGATTCTCCAACTGCTATAACAACACAGAGGTTAACTATGTTGGAATGTACACCGATTTTGGGAAACCAGGCATATATTACCTGCCCACGAATAACGAGTTTCCGTATTACAGAGGTAAGAAAGGCTTGAAGGCGGAAAATGAGATATATACGTCAATTATACGGAACATCAATTCGGAGGATAACTTCGTGCTCTGA
- the LOC135083074 gene encoding carbonyl reductase [NADPH] 3-like, whose amino-acid sequence MAKVAVVTGASKGLGFAIVKGLCEKFDGTVYLTSRDDQRSLEAVKKLKDLGFHPKYHQLDVTNEESVKTFADFIKTQHGGFDVLVNNAAILEWDKIYPDYEAAKRNVDTNYRSLLRVEKYLYPLLNKGARVVNISSSCGHLSNLKNKEWIDALLNPDLEVDDINEFVDEYLESVRNGTFDTADFADDGKHAEHRVSKIAVTALTMVQQKKYKDISINAVHPGLVKTDMANGKGVTDADEAAKLVLYLILEASPNLKGVFLWHNKKIVDWYDPNGEYYCKGIW is encoded by the coding sequence ATGGCAAAAGTGGCCGTCGTAACAGGTGCAAGCAAGGGTCTAGGCTTCGCTATAGTGAAAGGACTCTGCGAAAAGTTCGATGGCACTGTTTACTTGACCTCGAGGGATGACCAAAGATCACTGGAAGCCGTGAAAAAGTTGAAAGACCTTGGATTCCATCCCAAATACCACCAGCTTGACGTAACAAACGAAGAAAGCGTGAAAACATTTGCCGATTTCATCAAAACACAACACGGCGGGTTTGACGTTTTGGTGAACAACGCCGCCATATTGGAATGGGACAAGATCTATCCAGACTATGAAGCCGCGAAACGGAACGTCGATACGAACTACAGAAGTTTATTGAGAGTGGAAAAATACTTGTACCCATTGCTGAATAAGGGTGCTAGAGTGGTAAATATATCTAGTTCTTGTGGTCATCTTTCGAATTTGAAGAATAAAGAATGGATCGATGCTTTATTGAACCCGGATTTAGAAGTTGACGATATTAATGAGTTCGTTGACGAATATTTAGAGAGTGTGAGGAACGGAACGTTTGATACAGCGGATTTCGCTGATGATGGGAAGCATGCTGAGCATAGGGTGTCGAAAATCGCTGTGACAGCACTTACTATGGTACAGCAAAAGAAATATAAGGACATTTCTATAAATGCTGTTCATCCAGGGTTGGTCAAAACTGACATGGCCAATGGTAAGGGAGTGACAGACGCAGATGAAGCAGCTAAACTAGTTCTATATCTGATTTTGGAAGCTTCTCCAAACCTGAAAGGGGTTTTCTTGTGGCACAATAAGAAAATTGTGGATTGGTACGACCCCAACGGCGAATATTATTGTAAAGGAATTTGGTAA